The following proteins are co-located in the Stegostoma tigrinum isolate sSteTig4 chromosome 39, sSteTig4.hap1, whole genome shotgun sequence genome:
- the LOC125447733 gene encoding neuroblast differentiation-associated protein AHNAK-like isoform X2 — MSELVELIVETAAEAGVTGFSVSGGGKEGIFVKEVLKDSRAAKALNLKEGDQLLSAKVFFDNAKYEDVLKILQSAEPYKVAFCLKRTVPSADVAISSDTGSLELKGPEAKKTKLSIKSISPVKNPKRLMKGKVLSKEEADIELDVPVDVEFAFPKFSTFKKLTITSPKEAAVLKGDAKFIHPEAEAELTLGESQVKDKKRKLKFPGFWTGESGKAKLDILEPPKEKGAILVKKPQVTTKEFKGTGLEVKAGAKVPAVDLLSETRKGKVDVPTSKSKTELKVSDGAEVSAEGEIPEGKLILGLPAKTPQVEIDIGLPKAEINVKGPLVEDAASAKGPSFKLKMPSFGLKDSEAMDTTGPTGKVEKRETEGEVAGPEEKLKMPQISMPSIDISVPKLKQTAEVDMPKRGVEVVVGPYKTEGLEGRVKEFAHKVTTFDVATSKVKVPDIDISLPKGRADVSADVKAAKFEGEIQKSMIGIEGPEVKLKMPKVSLPDFGISVKDKEGGEVEVEGPDVKAPVLKIPKFEVSLPKMKLGEAEVDGSAPTAEARVKDPVSGVQVSKAKVDLKGPQVEGGEAKIKLPSMKMPTIDITAPKVTIPDVHLPTAKVEVSAPDITADLKTPKVSIGGPRVDGQGPEVSSEGFNLKMKVPKTSLPQFDISLGGKEAEAKVVGKLEVAGEDAKFKGMKIPKFEVSLPKMKHAEAETELPAEAAVSGPGLDLIGKLPSIKMPTIDISAPEIKMPDLNVQLLTEKAEVSVPAVEGGFKGGPKIDKQPSELTPEALDLQLKMPKVSLPSFGLSSSSKEVAGEMSSPEMEVKGKLPSVKMPTIDISAPEVKIPKLDIDVCLPKEKGETAELAVRADAKVPSVGFTSPKVAGESKVPGVIPADTDATFQMPKVSLPKFEISLKSKDTREDIDVKAKEGLDVEGLDGRVKSPQLKMPKLAVALPKLKSGEVDITGPTIETDTKTDKRDSKISKGKVELEGVGSSKDKLKLPSMKMPSIDIPVFQMEGLNIDISLPSVKSKPAAEGDLKSDRGSIEGAEAKLKIPKVSLPNFASKSKVDTEADGSPLKGDGKASLPEAKGKVQVKGKSLNIGIKGPSVDVDVDDIKLKGKEGKLKMPKFKMPTFGTPKKYEEGVDIATPDIETHTSKGKLKVQRAEVETGSPERKGRISKFGISGFKSKSLDAEVSLSSDTKLSKGKVEMKDPSASMKAPKVDISTKAPDQSTGAHDIKLKIPSFSMPSIGILGSKAETDKEVGTKGTSGTFDAEAESKLKMPNIQMPAIEISVPQVRQADAEGLLPRAEVDVSEVDLKTYGGDLKIPKVKGEAQDSEGKQKVPLVKMPSIDISLPKVKAPDVDLSLSVPKVDASGRKVEGEATLISSEPEDGEFKLKMPKIGMPKIGISESKEKETGVDISATTDYHIGDPEGKGIMFKTRMPKVDLSLPKVKPSDTDIEMDASLLEGEGPDAEGKFKMPGFALPKFSPPKMVAPELDLNIPFSKDKKVASEATGLKTDTQTAGGEFQIKIPQVSLPSFGISSAEATSTGMDSPTAKAKPKGKTEVKSARADGGTEVESLEGKTKGGKIKMPKLQISTPKVKAEGDIPAAKEVAKSDTETEGGILKLSLPKFGISPKSTEMEANLEQRGSDGSPRESKAKVSMFDISLGKGHKGEGDAGLGVSGVTKGDFEASGGRKSDRFKIKMPSVTIPSPKVDIDFSRASPKGNVTDQEVKAAVKEAGGFRVKGEIQAQDVSSESPESPFKMPKLRMPDFSISGKKGGDMTVEIKEISERDPRRSNVEVDLEGPEADADGMLQMLKMKMPKVEIGLLGEDSDGARKAEGKVGVDAWQIGQETSEEISAKGYFKMPTVEISTPKIRDSSAGVEGSATEIGLHQPGGRGGPPEGDADVLQLRMPKIELPSFGLEPKKENQEQSGDRSSTGATAGSSVSKTKTNIQGPQVTVKGLQVEMEATGAELDTSESRLSKLKGKMSKLGVELPKVTQQEEVKVTSGAFQAEGTAKASYTSLKADVNLHDAELKGSEGKPKTDKARKQLLGFGKAKEKGKDLTGHLPEGDIETSSPKAKGQSKSLSAKDDIGVGIPSESDSAVGKVKMPSVKMPSFGISLSKSKTVEVNGGLEADRSTRKGEAWGFQTARKKAAGAEESDDTDSSDGKSKMKLKLPKISFTPVKIPTVDVALGGPDSPVARKPGDASGLHVNGEGETAGMMGKIKLPKVEFSSPYLRAKDGDYEQSLQLVKTEMSVSKDDAGAKSSSGPSPRSSSPRVNGEDTKGKGLKISFSGLQKKIHERDGEPDGLNLVTSNARTELVLLESSGDARHAKTNKSKPVVGFTSGKSKGMYAVQGTASGLSDSGKVSKLKSTTDGRGEVKEESEMKDKSTKFKLPKFSLGSKSKGVLDVTTTEYENNVMSELQLEDDESTERHFKFQMPKVGFTTVYHEEHISEEKIFEGEGPIMGFKGKKQMKIGTVTDKSTSF, encoded by the exons GAGATCAGCTTCTCAGTGCTAAGGTCTTCTTTGACAATGCGAAGTACGAGGATGTGCTGAAGATTCTCCAGAGTGCCGAACCATACAAAGTCGCCTTCTGCCTGAAACGAACAGTGCCCAGTGCTGATGTGGCCATTTCATCAGACACCGGGAGCCTTGAACTGAAAGGACCAGAAGCTAAAAAGACTAAACTG AGTATCAAGAGCATTTCGCCTGTCAAAAATCCCAAGAGGTTAATGAAGGGGAAGGTCCTCAGCAAGGAGGAGGCAGACATCGAACTGGATGTGCCAGTGGATGTAGAGTTCGCATTCCCTAAATTCTCCACATTTAAGAAACTGACTATCACTTCCCCCAAGGAGGCAGCAGTTTTGAAAGGTGATGCCAAATTCATTCATCCTGAGGCGGAAGCTGAACTCACTTTGGGAGAGAGTCAGGTCAAAGACAAGAAGAGAAAGCTCAAGTTCCCGGGGTTCTGGACTGGAGAGTCAGGGAAGGCCAAGCTTGACATCCTGGAGCCTCCAAAGGAAAAGGGTGCAATCCTGGTGAAGAAGCCACAGGTGACAACCAAAGAGTTCAAAGGCACTGGGTTGGAGGTGAAGGCCGGAGCTAAGGTGCCTGCTGTCGACCTCTTGTCTGAAACGAGAAAAGGGAAAGTAGATGTCCCCACTTCCAAAAGTAAAACTGAACTCAAGGTGTCTGATGGAGCAGAGGTGTCTGCTGAAGGAGAAATTCCTGAAGGTAAATTGATCCTCGGGCTCCCAGCGAAAACCCCTCAGGTTGAGATAGATATTGGCTTACCAAAAGCTGAAATCAATGTCAAAGGCCCATTGGTTGAAGACGCGGCGAGTGCTAAAGGGCCCAGCTTTAAGCTGAAGATGCCGTCATTCGGGCTGAAAGATAGCGAGGCCATGGATACAACAGGTCCCACCGGTAAAGTGGAAAAACGAGAAACTGAAGGTGAGGTAGCTGGCCCAGAGGAAAAACTGAAGATGCCTCAGATATCGATGCCCAGCATTGACATCTCTGTACCAAaactaaaacaaacagcagaagtGGACATGCCTAAACGAGGTGTAGAAGTTGTCGTTGGTCCTTATAAAACAGAAGGCTTGGAGGGAAGAGTTAAAGAATTTGCTCACAAAGTCACAACATTTGATGTTGCAACGTCCAAAGTCAAGGTGCCTGATATTGACATCAGCTTGCCGAAagggagagctgatgtttcagctgaTGTGAAAGCTGCAAAGTTTGAGGGTGAAATCCAGAAATCAATGATTGGTATCGAAGGGCCAGAGGTCAAGTTGAAGATGCCAAAAGTATCACTCCCAGACTTTGGCATCTCTGTCAAGGACAAAGAAGGTGGGGAAGTGGAAGTTGAAGGCCCTGATGTCAAAGCTCCAGTGTTAAAGATCCCAAAATTTGAAGTCTCACTTCCCAAAATGAAACTGGGAGAGGCAGAAGTCGATGGCTCCGCTCCAACAGCTGAGGCACGTGTGAAAGACCCTGTGTCTGGGGTACAGGTTTCCAAAGCCAAAGTGGACCTCAAGGGCCCTCAAGTGGAAGGAGGTGAGGCAAAAATTAAACTGCCCTCAATGAAAATGCCAACCATTGACATTACAGCGCCAAAGGTAACAATTCCAGATGTTCACCTCCCAACTGCTAAAGTAGAGGTCTCTGCTCCAGACATTACAGCTGACTTGAAAACACCCAAAGTCAGCATCGGAGGTCCAAGGGTTGATGGGCAAGGGCCTGAAGTGAGTTCTGAGGGATTCAACCTGAAGATGAAAGTGCCAAAAACATCCCTCCCGCAGTTTGACATCTCGCTCGGTGGCAAAGAGGCTGAGGCTAAAGTGGTTGGAAAACTGGAAGTAGCTGGTGAAGATGCCAAATTCAAAGGAATGAAGATCCCCAAATTTGAAGTGTCTCTGCCCAAAATGAAACATGCGGAAGCCGAAACTGAGCTTCCAGCTGAAGCGGCTGTAAGTGGCCCTGGCCTTGATTTGATTGGAAAACTGCCGTCCATCAAAATGCCAACAATTGACATTTCAGCCCCCGAGATTAAGATGCCTGACTTGAATGTGCAGCTTCTGACAGAGAAGGCAGAGGTCTCAGTGCCAGCTGTTGAAGGTGGCTTCAAGGGAGGCCCAAAAATCGACAAGCAACCTTCTGAATTAACTCCAGAGGCTCTCGATCTGCAGTTGAAGATGCCAAAAGTGTCTCTGCCGAGCTTCGGCCTATCATCCAGTAGTAAAGAGGTGGCAGGGGAaatgagcagccctgagatggAGGTTAAGGGGAAACTGCCATCAGTCAAAATGCCAACTATTGATATCTCAGCGCCTGAGGTCAAAATACCCAAGCTGGACATTGATGTCTGCCTTCCGAAAGAAAAAGGAGAAACTGCTGAGCTTGCTGTCAGAGCGGATGCTAAGGTCCCTAGTGTTGGCTTTACATCACCAAAGGTTGCTGGGGAGAGCAAAGTGCCTGGAGTTATCCCAGCAGATACTGATGCTACATTTCAAATGCCAAAGGTATCTCTTCCAAAGTTTGAAATTTCACTGAAGAGCAAAGACACCAGAGAAGACATTGATGTGAAGGCTAAGGAAGGGTTGGACGTTGAAGGTCTAGATGGGAGAGTAAAGAGTCCACAGCTTAAAATGCCCAAATTGGCAGTGGCTCTTCCTAAACTGAAATCAGGTGAAGTTGACATAACTGGCCCAACAATTGAGACCGACACCAAAACTGACAAACGAGACTCAAAAATCTCAAAGGGTAAAGTTGAGTTGGAAGGAGTCGGAAGTTCAAAGGATAAACTGAAACTGCCTTCAATGAAAATGCCATCCATTGACATTCCTGTCTTTCAGATGGAGGGCCTAAATATTGACATCAGTCTTCCTTCAGTGAAGTCAAAGCCAGCTGCTGAAGGCGATTTGAAGTCAGACAGAGGCAGTATTGAAGGAGCTGAAGCCAAATTGAAAATACCCAAAGTGTCTCTACCAAACTTTGCTTCAAAGAGCAAAGTGGACACAGAGGCAGATGGTAGCCCGTTAAAAGGTGACGGGAAAGCATCTCTGCCAGAAGCAAAGGGTAAAGTTCAAGTCAAAGGTAAATCCCTCAACATTGGGATCAAAGGACCTTCTGTCGATGTAGACGTTGATGACATAAAGCTAAAAGGGAAGGAGGGCAAGCTTAAAATGCCCAAGTTCAAAATGCCGACATTTGGAACACCCAAAAAATACGAAGAGGGTGTTGACATCGCCACTCCTGATATTGAAACACACACTTCGAAAGGCAAGCTTAAAGTTCAGAGAGCAGAAGTGGAAACAGGGAGCCCAGAGAGAAAAGGCAGGATTTCCAAATTTGGGATTTCGGGGTTTAAAAGCAAATCTTTAGATGCTGAAGTGAGTCTTTCTTCAGACACTAAGTTGTCAAAGGGGAAAGTAGAGATGAAAGACCCCAGTGCCAGTATGAAAGCGCCTAAGGTGGACATCAGCACTAAGGCTCCTGATCAGAGCACTGGAGCCCATGATATCAAACTGAAGATACCTTCCTTCTCAATGCCCTCCATTGGTATATTGGGATCAAAAGCAGAAACAGACAAAGAAGTGGGTACCAAAGGAACTTCTGGCACTTTTGATGCCGAAGCAGAAAGCAAGTTGAAAATGCCAAATATACAGATGCCAGCGATTGAAATTTCAGTGCCTCAGGTCAGGCAGGCAGATGCCGAGGGACTGTTGCCAAGGGCAGAGGTCGATGTCTCAGAAGTCGACCTGAAAACCTATGGGGGAGATTTAAAGATTCCAAAGGTGAAAGGTGAGGCACAGGACTCGGAAGGGAAACAGAAAGTTCCGTTGGTGAAAATGCCATCCATTGACATTTCATTGCCCAAAGTAAAAGCTCCAGACGTTGACCTCAGTTTGTCTGTGCCCAAGGTTGATGCCTCAGGGCGAAAGGTTGAAGGTGAGGCTACTTTAATAAGCTCTGAACCTGAAGATGGAGAATTCAAACTGAAAATGCCCAAGATTGGGATGCCCAAGATTGGGATATCTGAGTCAAAGGAAAAAGAGACTGGTGTTGACATTTCAGCTACTACGGATTATCACATAGGGGACCCTGAAGGTAAAGGGATAATGTTCAAAACTAGAATGCCGAAAGTTGACCTTTCTCTACCCAAAGTTAAACCATCAGACACTGATATTGAGATGGATGCCTCTCTGCTTGAGGGTGAGGGACCTGATGCAGAAGGGAAATTCAAAATGCCAGGATTTGCTCTTCCAAAGTTCTCACCACCGAAAATGGTGGCTCCAGAGTTGGACCTCAATATCCCGTTTTCCAAAGACAAAAAGGTGGCTAGTGAGGCAACAGGCCTCAAAACTGACACTCAGACTGCAGGGGGTGAATTTCAAATAAAGATCCCACAGGTGTCTTTGCCTAGTTTTGGCATTTCGTCAGCGGAAGCGACCAGCACAGGCATGGACAGCCCAACCGCCAAAGCGAAACCAAAAGGAAAAACAGAAGTTAAAAGTGCTCGGGCGGATGGAGGGACTGAAGTAGAAAGCCTCGAGGGGAAGACCAAAGGGGGAAAAATCAAGATGCCCAAGTTGCAAATCAGCACCCCAAAGGTAAAGGCTGAAGGGGACATACCTGCGGCAAAAGAGGTTGCTAAATCTGAcacagaaacagagggaggaatatTGAAACTGAGCCTGCCAAAATTTGGGATTTCACCAAAATCTACAGAGATGGAAGCCAATTTAGAGCAACGGGGCTCAGATGGGAGCCCCAGAGAATCCAAAGCAAAAGTGTCCATGTTTGACATCTCACTTGGGAAAGGGCACAAGGGCGAGGGGGACGCTGGTCTGGGAGTTTCTGGGGTGACCAAGGGGGACTTTGAAGCAAGTGGTGGCAGAAAGTCAGACAGGTTCAAGATTAAGATGCCATCAGTTACCATTCCCAGCCCAAAAGTGGACATCGATTTCAGCAGAGCTTCACCAAAAGGCAACGTTACTGATCAAGAGGTTAAAGCTGCAGTGAAAGAAGCAGGGGGATTCCGGGTAAAAGGTGAGATCCAGGCCCAAGATGTGAGCTCAGAGAGTCCCGAGTCCCCATTTAAAATGCCCAAATTGAGGATGCCGGATTTTAGCATTTCTGGCAAGAAAGGTGGTGACATGACGGTGGAAATTAAGGAAATTTCAGAAAGGGACCCTCGCAGATCGAACGTTGAAGTGGATCTTGAGGGCCCAGAGGCAGATGCAGACGGGATGCTCCAGATGTTGAAGATGAAGATGCCCAAAGTTGAGATTGGCTTGCTAGGAGAGGATTCAGATGGAGCCAGAAAAGCAGAGGGTAAAGTCGGAGTGGACGCTTGGCAGATTGGCCAAGAGACTTCGGAAGAAATATCTGCCAAGGGGTACTTTAAGATGCCTACTGTTGAGATTTCAACACCCAAGATCAGAGATTCATCAGCTGGGGTGGAAGGAAGTGCCACTGAAATTGGCCTCCATCAACCGGGTGGCAGAGGAGGTCCACCAGAAGGTGATGCCGATGTTCTTCAGCTGAGGATGCCCAAGATTGAGCTGCCCTCGTTCGGCTTGGAACCCAAAAAGGAAAATCAGGAACAATCGGGAGATCGAAGCAGCACAGGGGCTACTGCGGGTTCCTCTGTGTCAAAGACTAAAACAAACATTCAAGGTCCGCAAGTGACCGTCAAAGGTTTGCAAGTTGAAATGGAGGCGACAGGAGCAGAGCTGGATACTTCAGAAAGCAGACTGAGCAAACTCAAAGGGAAAATGTCAAAGTTGGGTGTGGAGTTGCCAAAAGTCACACAGCAAGAGGAGGTGAAGGTAACCTCCGGTGCATTTCAGGCTGAGGGCACAGCAAAGGCAAGTTATACATCTCTTAAGGCCGACGTCAACTTGCATGATGCAGAGCTCAAAGGATCTGAAGGAAAGCCAAAAACTGACAAAGCCAGAAAGCAGCTGCTCGGGTTTGGAAAGGCTAAAGAGAAAGGCAAGGACCTGACTGGCCACTTACCAGAAGGAGACATTGAAACGTCTTCACCCAAGGCCAAAGGACAGAGCAAATCTCTGTCTGCAAAGGACGACATTGGTGTTGGAATTCCATCGGAGAGCGATAGCGCAGTGGGCAAAGTGAAGATGCCCAGTGTGAAGATGCCGAGCTTTGGAATCTCCCTGTCTAAAAGTAAAACTGTGGAGGTCAATGGGGGTTTGGAGGCAGACAGGTCCACGAGAAAAGGAGAGGCCTGGGGGTTTCAAACTGCTCGGAAGAAGGCTGCAGGAGCTGAGGAAAGTGATGACACAGATAGCTCGGATGGGAAATCCAAAATGAAACTGAAGTTGCCCAAGATCAGTTTCACACCTGTTAAAATACCCACAGTTGATGTTGCTTTGGGTGGGCCTGATTCACCTGTTGCCAGGAAACCAGGCGATGCCTCAGGCCTTCATGTCAATGGAGAGGGTGAGACGGCTGGCATGATGGGAAAAATCAAACTGCCAAAAGTGGAATTTTCCTCTCCTTATCTGAGGGCCAAGGACGGTGACTACGAACAAAGCCTCCAACTGGTCAAAACAGAAATGTCTGTGTCGAAAGATGATGCTGGTGCCAAGTCCAGTTCTGGCCCATCTCCCAGGTCCTCATCTCCCCGAGTGAATGGAGAGGACACCAAAGGCAAAGGCCTGAAAATATCCTTCTCAGGCCTCCAAAAGAAAATCCATGAAAGAGATGGAGAGCCAGATGGGTTAAATCTGGTGACGTCAAATGCCAGGACTGAGCTGGTTCTGCTGGAATCCAGTGGGGATGCCAGGCACGCCAAGACTAACAAGTCAAAACCCGTAGTGGGCTTTACTTCAGGTAAATCCAAGGGAATGTACGCTGTTCAAGGCACTGCCTCAGGCCTCTCTGACTCGGGGAAGGTGTCCAAACTAAAAAGCACCACAGATGGCCGTGGGGAGGTGAAAGAAGAGTCAGAAATGAAGGATAAGTCCACTAAATTCAAACTCCCCAAGTTTTCCCTTGGCTCCAAGTCTAAAGGGGTACTGGACGTCACCACCACAGAATATGAAAACAATGTTATGTCAGAACTACAGCTCGAGGATGATGAGTCCACAGAACGGCACTTTAAATTCCAGATGCCCAAAGTAGGCTTCACAACcgtctaccatgaggaacacaTTTCTGAGGAGAAGATCTTTGAAGGAGAAGGCCCCATCATGGGGTTTAAGGGCAAAAAACAGATGAAAATTGGAACTGTGACTGATAAGTCTACCAGTTTTTAA